CTCAGGTCTAATCCTTCGGGCGTGATGTTCGTCGTGTTGAGAAACAAAATACCCGAGCTGACAAGATCGTCCCCGCTCGGATAATTGCTGGATCTGTCTCCATTTATTAGCTCAGCCAGTTCGCCTAGCGGCTGCCTCCTCACGCGGGCTTCCGTGCCAAACATCTCCAGAAAAATTGACTGGGACAGGCCGTCGAGCAATTCGATGACTCGCTTGCGCCTGCGGCGCAGCGCATCCGCCTTGTCCAGGATCGCGGCGATCCGCTGTTGCTCGTCGAGCGGAGGAAGCGGGATTTCGATGTTCTTGATGTCTTTCGTCGATAAATGCTTAACCGTTGCGAAGGGAGTTTGATCCTCGATTTCTTTCAACGCCTTCGGAAGGAAGTGGTAGAGATAGTTGTTGGATAGACGGGATTCGTCTGCTGCGATCCGACATACGCGCTGGTTTAGGAGTGCCATCCCTCCTCGCCATCGCTGCCGATTGAACTCGCCGTCCATTCCGACCAATAAGTCTCCGTCGCTGACCAGATACTGCTCGTCGTAGTCTCCCGAGTAGTAAGTTTCAGAATACCCACGAACAACGTCGCGGATACGGACGACCGGTAACTCCCCTTCACTGGCGAAGCGATCAGATTTAAATGCAAAGCCTGAATCTATCCTGACCAAATCGGCTAGGATTGCCAGCGGGCGAACTCCCGGCACATTCACAGCATCTGCTCCAATTCGTTCAGTCCTGCTCCAATTTCCCTCTCGAGCTCCTTTAGCTCCGCGATGATCTCCTTCGGCGGGCGATGCTCAGCCGCCTCGTGCACCACTTCCTTGTAGCGGTTGATTGAAAGATCATAGCCCGCGGCGGCAATCTCCGCCTTGGGCACGCAGAAGCTCTGCACAGTGCGCGGACGTTCGCGCTCGGAGCTGGCGCGCTCTTTCCAGCGCGCGGCGATATCGGGCAGATTGTTCTTGGCGTGCTCGTCTCCGTCGAGCTTAGTCCTCAGGCCAATCTTGTCCGCCGGCAACAGCGCATTGCGCTTGTCATCCAGCGAGAAACCATCGGCCTGACAATCGTAGAACCAAATCTGATCCGTGCCGCCAGAATTGGTCTTGGTGAACAGCACGATTGCGGTAGAGACGCCGGCATAGGGCCGGAACACGCCGGAGGGCAGCTTCACGATGCCATCGAGCTTGTGATCCTCCACCAGCATTCGGCGGATCGCCTTGTGCGCGGTGGAGGAGCCGAACAGCACGCCATCCGGCACGATCACCGCCGCGCGGCCGCCCGGCTTCAACAACTTCAGGAACAGTGCCATGAACAGCAGCTCGGTCTTCTTGGTCTTGACGATCGCGAGCAGGTCCTTTGCCGTGGTGTCGTAATCAAGCGAACCGGCGAAGGGCGGATTGGCGAGCACGAGCGAGTAGCGATCGGTGTCGCCAGCATGTTCCTGCGACAACGAATCCTTATAGCGAATGTCCGGGTCCTCGACGCCGTGCAGCGTCATGTTCATGGTGCCGATGCGCAGCATCGTGCCATCGAAATCGAAGCCGTGAAACATCTCCTCGTTGAAGTGGTCGCGGCTTTCCTTGTCGTGAAACAGCTTTGGGTGGTTATCACGGAGGTATTCGCCGGCAGTAACGAGAAAGCCGCAGGTGCCACAGGCAGGATCGCAGATGACATCCTTGGGCGTCGGTGCCATCATCTCGACCATCAGCGCGATGATGTGGCGTGGCGTCCGGAACTGGCCGTTCTGGCCTGCGGTCGCGATCTTCGCGAGCATGTATTCGTAGAGGTCGCCCTTGGTGTCGCGATCCTCCATGGGAATATCGGCGAGCAGGTCGACGACTTTCGACAGCAGTGCCGGCGTCGGGATCGTGAAGCGCGCGCCCTTCATGTGGGTGGCATGCGCGGTGCCTTCCTCGGCCATGGTGCGCAGGAAGGGGAAGACATGCTCGGAGACGATCTTGAACATCGTGCCGGGATCGCGGTTCTTTAGCCGCGACCAGCGCATGTCCTCATAAGCAATGCCGCCGTCCTTGCCGATACCGTCCTTCCCCTTCGGGAATACCGTCCGTTCCATCGGCTTGCCAAGACGAGTGGCCTTGCGTTCGGCGAGAGTGTGGACGTCGTCCAGGCCGCGGATGAAAAGCAGGTAAGTGATCTGCTCGATCACCTCCAGCGGGTTGGCGATGCCGCCCGCCCAGAACGCGTTCCACACATTGTCGATCTTGGATCGAAGTTCACCCGTCAGCATTGCCTGCCTCGAATTGCGTATCGAGGGTTGAATTAGCAAATGCCGATGGGGATGCGAAGCGCGGCCTTCGTCAATCAGACGCAGTGCTGTGTTTGCAGGGGAAAACTATCCCGTAATCTACGCGGGCCATTTGCTTCGCCTACTTCACCGCCCCAAACCGGCTGTCGAACGAATTCGACGACACCACCGGCGCGGCGCCGGCCATCTGCGCGTCCTTGCTGCCGGCGTCAGCCGACGCATCCGACACCGACGGTTTGAGCGCCGGACGCGTCGCGGCGACCTTCGTCTCGGCTGGCTTCGTCTCGGCCGGCTTCGTCGCCGCGACCGGCTTGTCCTTGGAGGCGTCGTGGTGGCCCGGCACGAACCGTGTCACCGCGGCCTTCAGCCTGGACGTCGCCGTGGTCGGCGTGGTGGAAGCAGTCGTCGGGCGCGCAGACGCGGTGGCTTGCGGGGCTGAGGCAGTTGCGGTGGTGTCGGCCGTGCCCATGCCCATCTTGCGGGCGAGGCCGGAGAAGAAGCCGCCGCCTGAAGATTGCTCGGCGGGCGCGGCTGCAGCCGGCGCGGCTG
The DNA window shown above is from Bradyrhizobium sp. CB1650 and carries:
- a CDS encoding class I SAM-dependent DNA methyltransferase → MLTGELRSKIDNVWNAFWAGGIANPLEVIEQITYLLFIRGLDDVHTLAERKATRLGKPMERTVFPKGKDGIGKDGGIAYEDMRWSRLKNRDPGTMFKIVSEHVFPFLRTMAEEGTAHATHMKGARFTIPTPALLSKVVDLLADIPMEDRDTKGDLYEYMLAKIATAGQNGQFRTPRHIIALMVEMMAPTPKDVICDPACGTCGFLVTAGEYLRDNHPKLFHDKESRDHFNEEMFHGFDFDGTMLRIGTMNMTLHGVEDPDIRYKDSLSQEHAGDTDRYSLVLANPPFAGSLDYDTTAKDLLAIVKTKKTELLFMALFLKLLKPGGRAAVIVPDGVLFGSSTAHKAIRRMLVEDHKLDGIVKLPSGVFRPYAGVSTAIVLFTKTNSGGTDQIWFYDCQADGFSLDDKRNALLPADKIGLRTKLDGDEHAKNNLPDIAARWKERASSERERPRTVQSFCVPKAEIAAAGYDLSINRYKEVVHEAAEHRPPKEIIAELKELEREIGAGLNELEQML
- a CDS encoding restriction endonuclease subunit S; this encodes MNVPGVRPLAILADLVRIDSGFAFKSDRFASEGELPVVRIRDVVRGYSETYYSGDYDEQYLVSDGDLLVGMDGEFNRQRWRGGMALLNQRVCRIAADESRLSNNYLYHFLPKALKEIEDQTPFATVKHLSTKDIKNIEIPLPPLDEQQRIAAILDKADALRRRRKRVIELLDGLSQSIFLEMFGTEARVRRQPLGELAELINGDRSSNYPSGDDLVSSGILFLNTTNITPEGLDLSKANYITNEKFASLTRGKLVSGDIVITLRGSLGQTAMFDRRDESGFINAQMMIIRPKKEMEGQYLLQVLQLDDTLAHLKRIGSGSAVPQLTAKQISELSIPVPDLAGC